The following proteins are co-located in the Labrys monachus genome:
- a CDS encoding MucR family transcriptional regulator produces MDDVAVDITAGIVTAYVSHNNVASIELPKLIADVHAALRKLAKGEAPEQPPEARPVPAVPIRKSITPDYLVSLEDGRKYKSLRRHLSVQYNMTPDDYRAKWNLPADYPMVAPNYSKSRSDLARRIGFGQTLRKRPAPKMAAVQQ; encoded by the coding sequence ATGGACGATGTAGCGGTCGACATCACGGCCGGTATCGTGACGGCCTATGTCTCTCATAACAACGTGGCCTCGATCGAACTGCCCAAGCTCATTGCGGACGTCCACGCCGCCCTGAGGAAACTGGCGAAGGGTGAGGCTCCGGAACAGCCGCCGGAGGCCAGACCGGTTCCTGCCGTTCCCATCAGAAAGTCGATAACGCCCGATTACCTCGTCAGCCTCGAGGACGGCAGGAAATACAAGTCGCTCAGGCGCCACCTCAGCGTGCAGTACAATATGACGCCGGACGACTATCGGGCGAAATGGAACCTGCCGGCCGACTATCCGATGGTGGCACCGAACTACTCCAAATCGCGTTCGGACCTCGCCAGGCGGATCGGTTTCGGGCAGACGCTGCGAAAGCGCCCCGCGCCGAAAATGGCTGCCGTGCAGCAATAG
- a CDS encoding amino acid ABC transporter permease — MMDFTLWDILRNLLLAARWTLALSAAAFIGGGVVGIAVMVARIDRRRPVQRGAELYIGLFQGTPLLMQLFLVFFGLPMLGLRIEPWTAAVLALTLSASAYLAEIWRGGVQALPLGQWDAGASLGLHYVAQLRLVILPQAFRITRAPTVGFLVQLVKSTALTSIIGFEEMMRAANAISNATFAPFEVYGFVALIYFAMCFPLTRYARALERKESFAGR; from the coding sequence GTGATGGATTTCACTCTTTGGGACATCCTGCGCAATCTGCTGCTCGCCGCCCGGTGGACCCTTGCTCTCTCCGCGGCGGCCTTCATCGGCGGCGGGGTCGTGGGCATCGCCGTCATGGTCGCCCGCATCGATCGCCGGCGCCCCGTGCAGCGTGGCGCGGAACTCTATATCGGCCTGTTCCAGGGCACGCCGCTGCTGATGCAGCTCTTCCTGGTGTTCTTCGGCCTGCCGATGCTCGGCTTGCGCATCGAACCCTGGACGGCGGCCGTCCTCGCCCTGACCTTGAGCGCCAGCGCCTATCTCGCCGAGATCTGGCGCGGCGGCGTGCAAGCGCTGCCCCTCGGGCAATGGGATGCCGGCGCCAGCCTCGGGCTGCATTACGTTGCGCAATTGCGCCTGGTCATCCTGCCGCAGGCGTTCCGCATCACCCGGGCGCCGACCGTCGGCTTTCTCGTGCAATTGGTGAAGAGCACGGCGCTGACCTCGATCATCGGCTTCGAGGAGATGATGCGGGCCGCCAACGCCATCAGCAACGCCACCTTCGCGCCCTTCGAGGTCTACGGCTTCGTCGCCCTGATCTATTTCGCGATGTGTTTTCCGCTGACGCGCTATGCCAGGGCCCTGGAGCGAAAAGAGTCCTTTGCCGGACGGTAG
- a CDS encoding GPW/gp25 family protein, with translation MSDKVDRRCGNLPAPRQSIRVAIGSILRTPPTNNPSQPGFGNRVLNGCGRSLTGLNEDCVAREARRVIDVFEPLIEVRDVAVEMTPSSAVNAITIRYEIIESGDLHDIRVEIPT, from the coding sequence GTGAGCGACAAGGTTGATCGGCGATGCGGCAACCTGCCAGCGCCCCGGCAAAGCATCCGCGTGGCGATCGGCAGCATCCTGCGCACGCCGCCCACGAACAATCCGTCCCAGCCCGGCTTCGGCAATCGCGTGCTGAATGGCTGCGGGCGGTCCCTGACGGGGCTGAACGAGGATTGCGTGGCGCGGGAGGCCCGACGCGTCATCGACGTCTTCGAGCCGCTGATAGAGGTCAGGGACGTCGCCGTGGAAATGACCCCGTCGAGTGCGGTCAACGCTATCACCATACGCTATGAAATCATCGAATCCGGCGATCTCCATGACATCCGGGTCGAGATCCCGACATAG
- a CDS encoding amidohydrolase, which yields MCIGCDWGTYRDIFAGSSHEIGPLRRQGLIKGAAFAASAVVAAASAAPIFAADIVAGSDPSADIVFRNGPVYTVARDTPWAGAVAVKGKRIVYVGDDAGVQAYIGARTRVVDLAGKMLLPGFVEGHIHPLVGATLTRGVNLPFDTHEETLATLKAYRDEIGTVDIVRGYGWRYCAFPAAGPRKEDLDAIWPNTPAFLIAIDGHSAWANSKMLTLAGVTRDTKDPLPGFSFFQRDATGVPTGYLVEVPAELMVNNAVEPFSAEYVATSLTEWLPEASAAGITTLFDAGMQVVPEADGFAIYDELEREEKLPFRVVGSYYHNNPAIDPVPLIQALHREFNSELVKASVLKLNIDGGDAQRTAAFFAPYADAPETSGDTLLPPPLFADIIRRADREGIDIHIHSYGDRATHLSLDAFEAAIEANPPRDRRNTIAHLFLVSPDDIPRFAKLGVVAQFSAQWAVPDASQAVTRARLGLPRSNELYPWGSIHRAGGVLSLGTDWPAAGYYSTFRPLEAIEVATTRRELGKPNGPPLAPADEVVPLDVALSAATMGPAWELGMEREIGSIEVGKLADLIVLERNLFEVSPDQIHRTKVLMTVMNGRLRHEHGA from the coding sequence ATGTGCATCGGATGCGACTGGGGGACCTATCGGGATATCTTTGCGGGCTCTTCGCACGAGATTGGCCCGCTACGACGCCAGGGGCTTATCAAGGGCGCGGCCTTTGCCGCCTCGGCCGTGGTGGCGGCCGCCTCCGCGGCGCCCATCTTCGCAGCGGATATCGTTGCCGGTTCCGATCCGAGCGCGGACATCGTCTTCAGGAACGGCCCGGTCTACACGGTCGCCCGCGACACGCCATGGGCGGGCGCCGTCGCCGTCAAGGGTAAACGGATCGTCTATGTCGGGGACGACGCAGGCGTGCAGGCCTATATCGGTGCGCGGACGCGGGTGGTCGATCTCGCCGGCAAGATGCTGCTGCCCGGCTTTGTCGAAGGCCACATTCATCCTCTCGTCGGGGCTACCCTCACACGGGGCGTCAATCTTCCATTCGATACGCACGAGGAAACGCTCGCCACCCTCAAAGCATACCGCGACGAGATCGGAACCGTGGATATCGTCCGCGGCTATGGCTGGCGATACTGCGCCTTTCCGGCGGCGGGTCCGCGCAAGGAAGACCTCGACGCCATCTGGCCGAACACCCCCGCCTTCCTGATCGCCATCGACGGCCATAGCGCCTGGGCCAATTCGAAGATGCTGACGCTTGCCGGAGTCACCAGGGATACGAAGGACCCGCTGCCCGGCTTCAGCTTCTTCCAGCGCGATGCCACGGGGGTGCCGACCGGCTATCTGGTCGAAGTTCCCGCCGAGTTGATGGTCAACAACGCGGTGGAGCCGTTCAGCGCAGAGTATGTCGCCACGTCGCTTACGGAATGGCTTCCCGAGGCTTCCGCGGCGGGCATCACGACCCTCTTCGACGCCGGCATGCAGGTCGTGCCCGAGGCGGACGGCTTCGCCATCTATGACGAACTGGAGCGGGAAGAAAAGCTGCCGTTCCGGGTGGTCGGCAGCTATTACCACAACAACCCGGCCATCGATCCCGTGCCGCTGATCCAGGCGCTGCACCGGGAATTCAACTCGGAGCTGGTGAAGGCGTCGGTGTTGAAGCTGAACATCGACGGCGGCGACGCGCAGCGGACGGCTGCGTTCTTCGCGCCCTATGCCGATGCGCCGGAAACCAGCGGCGATACGCTGCTGCCGCCCCCTCTCTTCGCCGACATCATCAGGCGCGCCGACCGCGAGGGCATCGACATCCACATCCATTCCTACGGTGACCGGGCGACGCACCTGTCGCTGGACGCATTCGAGGCCGCGATCGAGGCCAACCCGCCGCGCGATCGTCGAAACACCATAGCCCACCTGTTCCTGGTGAGCCCGGACGACATCCCGCGCTTTGCCAAGCTCGGTGTCGTCGCACAATTTTCGGCACAATGGGCGGTTCCCGATGCTTCGCAGGCGGTTACGCGAGCCCGGCTGGGGCTCCCCCGCAGCAACGAACTATATCCCTGGGGCTCGATACATCGTGCGGGCGGCGTGCTGTCGCTCGGCACCGATTGGCCGGCGGCGGGATATTACAGCACGTTCCGCCCGCTCGAGGCGATCGAGGTGGCGACGACGAGACGCGAGCTCGGCAAGCCGAACGGGCCTCCGCTCGCCCCCGCCGATGAGGTGGTCCCGCTCGATGTGGCGCTCAGCGCCGCGACGATGGGCCCGGCCTGGGAACTCGGAATGGAACGGGAAATCGGCTCGATCGAGGTCGGGAAACTCGCAGACCTCATCGTGCTGGAGCGAAACCTGTTCGAGGTCTCGCCGGACCAGATCCACAGGACGAAAGTGCTGATGACGGTGATGAACGGCCGGCTGAGGCACGAACACGGCGCTTGA
- a CDS encoding serine hydrolase domain-containing protein, with product MNTLGAWLSTLVMASAVGPALARSPSAASCLVGGDKVAIAAGVRADTVKDSAECHLTWQEAGIMVGFPPAPDKLVTPDNLFRYPFVRWTLQHTSRFTRTAPMLVERPAPSPIPEKLDKALLDTKLTINGVSDTIGDYAGKSFTDALVVIKDGKLVAEWYGDGMSASKPHYISSVTKGVTGLLAELLIAQGKLDETRLVKSYVPELAKTPFGDATVRDVLDMKVNVGAGETSGETDVADAALWSTMALNSRQSAYATLEAVKADGPKDGHFHYASMTTEAAGWIITRAAGEPFEQLASDLLWSKLGLQDDLYEPVDPTGKMYVSTGLTISARDLAKLGLMIANHGQVNGQQVFPASVIDRLYEYGDEVAWKNGNFKSNPIIRSYRSYWYQLMGDDHALMGLGVYGQGLYINPGKHIVTVRYSSTPAHSIVEYLKGWNDIRAWLDQTAKASD from the coding sequence ATGAATACCTTAGGAGCATGGCTTTCGACTCTGGTGATGGCATCTGCGGTCGGTCCGGCGCTGGCCCGATCACCCTCGGCGGCGTCCTGCCTCGTCGGGGGCGACAAGGTCGCCATCGCAGCAGGCGTGCGGGCGGATACGGTCAAGGACTCGGCGGAATGCCATCTGACCTGGCAAGAGGCAGGCATCATGGTCGGGTTTCCGCCGGCGCCGGACAAACTGGTCACGCCGGACAACCTGTTTCGCTATCCGTTTGTCCGCTGGACGCTTCAGCACACCAGCCGGTTCACGCGCACCGCGCCGATGCTGGTCGAGCGTCCGGCACCCTCCCCGATTCCGGAAAAGCTGGACAAGGCCCTGCTCGACACAAAGCTCACGATAAACGGCGTCAGTGACACGATCGGCGACTATGCAGGCAAGTCGTTCACCGATGCCCTGGTGGTGATCAAGGACGGCAAGCTCGTTGCCGAATGGTACGGCGACGGCATGAGCGCCAGCAAGCCGCACTATATCTCGTCGGTGACCAAGGGCGTGACCGGGCTCCTGGCGGAATTGCTGATCGCTCAGGGCAAGCTCGACGAAACCCGCCTGGTCAAGTCCTACGTGCCGGAATTGGCGAAGACGCCGTTCGGCGACGCGACCGTGCGCGACGTGCTGGACATGAAGGTCAATGTCGGGGCCGGGGAAACCAGCGGCGAGACCGATGTCGCGGATGCCGCCTTGTGGTCGACGATGGCGCTGAACAGCCGCCAGTCGGCTTATGCCACACTCGAGGCGGTAAAGGCGGACGGCCCGAAAGACGGCCATTTCCACTATGCGTCGATGACGACCGAAGCCGCAGGCTGGATCATCACCAGGGCCGCCGGCGAGCCTTTCGAGCAATTGGCGAGCGACCTGCTGTGGTCCAAGCTCGGCCTGCAGGACGATCTCTACGAGCCCGTCGATCCCACCGGCAAGATGTATGTCAGCACGGGTTTGACGATCTCTGCGCGGGATCTCGCCAAGCTCGGGTTGATGATAGCCAATCACGGACAAGTCAACGGCCAACAGGTCTTTCCGGCAAGTGTGATTGATCGCCTCTACGAATATGGCGATGAAGTTGCTTGGAAAAACGGAAACTTCAAATCCAATCCCATCATTCGCTCCTATCGGTCATATTGGTACCAATTGATGGGAGACGATCATGCGCTGATGGGGCTTGGGGTATACGGCCAGGGATTATACATCAATCCCGGCAAGCATATTGTAACGGTCCGTTATTCATCGACGCCGGCGCATTCGATCGTCGAATACCTGAAAGGATGGAACGACATCAGGGCGTGGCTGGATCAAACCGCCAAAGCCTCTGACTGA
- a CDS encoding Wadjet anti-phage system protein JetA family protein → MLFGALDPDIFMLFSGENRRLYEEVLVKIYDSCFGSDLLFPTQNELVGIIYDILAERPGLWHEEGALVTLDEISSERRRRLRRRRQPGAHEQATGEAMARARHIYARLLQTGWLEESRYGLRITVDMPAGAMRLAEFLCTLREGSMEQLGGLVIEVKNALEGVRASAKENALGLHKAARDAVGFGRYLRSVLSALREIDRHVMESESLNERLQHYFEDFVERVLLKDYAAIATTSHPYRFRHRIFDVLQSLEDSPVDIESLAAAYHEAGLAPAMAAARDLVFDDLDKIRRVFQRIDEAFRRIQQHRGQLEARLRNTVRYAGRRADAYLRRSEQIILRLDRLTARHAGDPRAPTIPGHLDAVRAPFAPELLARPRRERSPIVSGVLALPAFDPLRELRKQLERAYLARIAIRPRQVLRFLERRVPPFGSTEAKHLAIDDLDDFLAFETLRHAVRGVMHGKEEDLLARHLARHFAFDAGRSGIVDNEWLTCENFHIRRKDDHVSLEVDFAD, encoded by the coding sequence ATGCTGTTCGGCGCTTTGGATCCCGATATCTTCATGCTGTTTTCGGGAGAAAACAGGCGCCTCTACGAGGAGGTATTGGTCAAGATATACGACAGCTGCTTCGGATCGGACCTGCTGTTTCCGACCCAGAACGAACTCGTCGGCATCATCTACGACATTCTCGCCGAGAGGCCGGGCCTCTGGCACGAGGAAGGCGCGCTCGTCACCCTCGACGAAATTTCGTCCGAGCGCCGCCGCCGGCTTCGGCGCCGCCGCCAGCCCGGGGCGCATGAGCAGGCCACCGGCGAGGCGATGGCGAGGGCGCGCCACATCTATGCGCGCCTCCTGCAGACCGGATGGCTCGAGGAAAGCCGCTACGGCCTGCGCATCACCGTCGACATGCCCGCCGGCGCCATGCGCCTCGCCGAATTCCTCTGCACGCTGCGCGAAGGCTCGATGGAGCAACTCGGCGGCCTGGTCATCGAGGTGAAGAATGCCCTGGAGGGCGTGCGGGCGAGCGCCAAGGAGAACGCCCTCGGGCTGCACAAGGCGGCACGGGATGCGGTCGGCTTCGGCCGCTACCTGCGCAGCGTCCTTTCGGCGCTGCGGGAGATCGACCGTCACGTCATGGAGAGCGAGAGCCTCAACGAAAGGCTACAGCATTATTTCGAGGACTTCGTCGAGCGGGTGCTCCTGAAGGACTATGCGGCGATCGCCACCACGTCGCATCCCTACCGCTTCCGGCACCGCATCTTCGACGTCCTGCAGTCGCTGGAGGATTCGCCCGTCGACATCGAGAGCCTCGCGGCCGCCTATCACGAGGCCGGCCTCGCCCCGGCCATGGCTGCCGCCCGCGACCTCGTCTTCGACGATCTCGACAAGATCCGGCGCGTGTTCCAGCGCATCGACGAAGCCTTCCGCCGCATCCAGCAGCATCGCGGCCAGCTCGAGGCGCGGCTGAGGAACACCGTCCGCTATGCCGGACGCCGCGCCGACGCCTATCTGCGGCGAAGCGAGCAGATCATCCTGCGGCTCGACCGCCTGACGGCGCGCCATGCTGGCGACCCGCGCGCCCCGACGATTCCCGGCCATCTGGATGCCGTGCGTGCGCCCTTCGCGCCCGAACTCCTGGCCCGGCCGCGCCGGGAGCGGTCCCCCATCGTCTCCGGCGTGCTCGCCTTGCCGGCCTTCGACCCGTTGCGGGAACTCCGGAAGCAGCTCGAAAGGGCCTATCTGGCCCGCATCGCCATACGCCCCCGCCAGGTCCTGCGCTTCCTGGAGCGGCGGGTTCCGCCCTTCGGCTCCACCGAGGCCAAGCATCTGGCCATCGACGACCTCGACGATTTCCTCGCTTTCGAAACCCTGCGCCATGCCGTCCGCGGCGTCATGCACGGCAAGGAGGAGGATCTCCTGGCGCGCCACCTCGCGCGGCATTTCGCCTTCGATGCCGGGCGGAGCGGCATCGTGGACAATGAATGGCTGACCTGCGAGAATTTCCACATTCGCCGCAAGGACGACCATGTGAGCCTGGAGGTCGACTTTGCTGATTGA
- a CDS encoding BrnA antitoxin family protein, which produces MTDEENAALTAAAVADPDNPPLPDDAKLVTYQEARRRGRPRVPKPKHLISMRLDDDVVTGLRALGDGWQTRANAILKEWLEKAG; this is translated from the coding sequence ATGACCGACGAGGAAAACGCCGCGCTGACGGCGGCGGCCGTCGCCGATCCGGACAATCCACCCCTTCCCGATGACGCCAAATTGGTGACCTATCAGGAGGCTAGGCGCCGTGGCCGGCCGCGCGTGCCGAAGCCGAAACACCTGATATCGATGCGTCTCGACGATGATGTCGTGACGGGCCTGCGCGCCTTGGGCGACGGCTGGCAGACGAGGGCGAATGCTATCCTCAAGGAATGGCTCGAAAAGGCAGGTTGA
- a CDS encoding BrnT family toxin, which produces MPSFDPQKDLLNQRNHGISLSAAEHFDWETALIEEDRDEAYGEYRGRAIGCIGDRLFVYVYTTRGDEERAISLRHATRQEIRHYGENI; this is translated from the coding sequence ATGCCTTCCTTCGATCCGCAGAAAGATCTGCTGAACCAGAGAAACCACGGAATATCGCTGTCGGCTGCCGAGCATTTCGATTGGGAAACAGCCCTGATCGAGGAGGATCGCGATGAGGCCTATGGCGAGTATCGCGGCCGTGCAATCGGCTGTATTGGCGATCGTCTCTTTGTCTACGTTTACACCACCCGGGGAGACGAGGAACGCGCGATCAGCCTGCGCCACGCGACGAGGCAGGAGATACGACACTATGGTGAAAATATCTGA
- a CDS encoding amino acid ABC transporter permease has translation MRYDLDFGWLADALSLIGRGAATTVLLTLVTAVVGAVLSVLGAAGRRSRHAALRHVIGAYVEIIRNTPFLVQLFFFFFGLPSVGVRLDPFAAAVLAMTINLAAYGTEIVGAGLDAVPVGQKEAGMALGLRGRQIFVKIVLPQALRVIFPALASQVVIMMLESAVVSQISVRELTYEADMIQSRTFRAFETYFVVTMVYLALSIVLRRLMFAGGRKILGGLS, from the coding sequence TTGCGATATGATCTCGATTTCGGCTGGCTGGCGGACGCACTCTCCCTGATCGGCCGCGGGGCGGCGACGACGGTCCTGCTGACCCTCGTCACCGCGGTGGTCGGCGCGGTGCTCAGCGTCCTCGGGGCGGCCGGGCGCCGCAGCCGCCATGCAGCCCTGCGCCATGTGATCGGCGCCTATGTCGAGATCATCCGCAACACGCCGTTCCTGGTGCAGCTGTTCTTTTTCTTCTTCGGGCTGCCGAGCGTCGGCGTCCGGCTCGATCCGTTCGCCGCCGCGGTCCTGGCGATGACGATCAACCTCGCGGCCTATGGCACCGAGATCGTCGGGGCGGGCCTGGACGCGGTGCCGGTCGGCCAGAAGGAAGCGGGCATGGCGCTGGGCCTGCGCGGGCGCCAGATCTTCGTCAAGATCGTGCTGCCGCAGGCCCTGCGGGTCATCTTTCCGGCTCTCGCCAGCCAGGTCGTCATCATGATGCTCGAATCCGCCGTCGTCTCGCAGATTTCCGTGCGGGAGCTGACCTATGAGGCGGACATGATCCAGTCCCGGACGTTCCGGGCCTTCGAAACCTATTTCGTCGTGACCATGGTCTATCTCGCCCTGAGCATCGTGCTGCGGCGGCTGATGTTCGCCGGCGGCAGGAAAATTCTGGGTGGCCTCTCGTGA
- a CDS encoding OpgC family protein: MKRLNILDGFRGYFLVFMVLNHVALRGGVWLVHVNHGELGYVQDAQGFVFLSGLMVGMVYSRRMTKQGFRAGALKMWRRALEIYRYTLGCLVGIVLLAVIFPEAQEAWRPWLLQLGDRDPLFVLAAALLVFQPTFMDILPQYILYMLVAPPLVWLCIQGRWRIVLFGSIAVWLAIQFGVHLPFIDTFHALAGRIESPGLLQIYFNLFAWQICFMSGLVLGALTMTGQIDWQRLMDPRRPALAWFALGVFLVFAALRLGLTFGVYPPDFVDRITLFDRRDELSFIYVANFAVDAYLIAWVLIAGPRTGNIVLATIATGLTWLFNQPFLRFIGRHSLQTYTLHVFLIYGIKALDVNFGPWTQATKTAVVIGAIASLALPALYRESRFFARKPASST, translated from the coding sequence ATGAAGCGGCTCAATATACTGGACGGATTCCGAGGGTATTTCCTCGTGTTCATGGTTCTGAACCATGTGGCGCTGAGGGGCGGCGTCTGGCTCGTGCACGTCAATCACGGCGAATTGGGCTATGTCCAGGACGCGCAGGGCTTCGTTTTCCTTTCCGGCCTGATGGTCGGCATGGTCTACAGCCGCCGGATGACGAAGCAGGGCTTTCGCGCCGGCGCCCTGAAGATGTGGCGGCGGGCGCTGGAAATCTACCGCTACACGCTCGGCTGCCTGGTCGGCATCGTTCTTTTGGCAGTGATCTTTCCCGAGGCGCAGGAGGCCTGGCGTCCCTGGCTGCTGCAACTCGGCGACCGGGATCCGCTGTTCGTGCTGGCGGCCGCCCTGCTTGTCTTCCAGCCGACCTTCATGGACATCCTGCCGCAATATATCCTCTACATGCTCGTCGCGCCGCCCCTCGTCTGGCTGTGCATACAGGGGCGCTGGCGGATCGTGCTCTTCGGCTCCATCGCGGTATGGCTGGCGATCCAGTTCGGCGTCCATCTGCCCTTCATCGACACCTTCCATGCGCTCGCCGGCCGGATCGAATCGCCGGGTCTCCTCCAGATCTATTTCAACCTGTTCGCCTGGCAGATCTGCTTCATGTCCGGTCTCGTGCTGGGCGCGCTCACCATGACCGGGCAGATCGACTGGCAGCGGTTGATGGACCCGCGCAGGCCGGCCCTGGCCTGGTTCGCCCTCGGGGTCTTCCTGGTCTTCGCCGCGCTTCGGCTCGGCCTCACCTTCGGCGTCTATCCGCCCGACTTCGTCGACCGCATCACCCTGTTCGACCGGCGCGACGAATTGAGCTTCATCTATGTCGCCAATTTCGCGGTGGATGCCTATCTCATCGCATGGGTGCTGATCGCCGGGCCGCGCACCGGCAACATCGTGCTGGCGACGATCGCGACCGGCCTGACCTGGCTGTTCAACCAGCCCTTCCTGCGGTTCATCGGCCGCCATTCGCTGCAGACCTATACGCTCCACGTGTTCCTGATCTACGGCATCAAGGCACTCGACGTGAATTTCGGGCCGTGGACCCAGGCGACCAAGACCGCGGTGGTGATCGGGGCGATCGCATCGCTGGCGCTGCCGGCCCTCTACCGCGAGTCGCGCTTCTTCGCCCGCAAGCCGGCTTCCTCGACGTGA
- a CDS encoding MFS transporter — protein MTRVNTPSPPRIFHGWFVVAAAFAVTFLGFGSAYTFSAFVEPLQRDFGASRGSVSLVFSLAGFVYFGFGVLSGPLADRWGSRRLAVLGMALLGAGLALASMAGSIVGVYAAYGLGVGLGIGCAYVPAIGAVQHWFVRRRGFASGLAVSGIGVGTLVMPPLAAHLIGMLGWRGAYLVLGALAATAGIGMALLLDGDPAARGLGPDGDPPRRHAQGSRPGGMPLREAVTSRPFVTLYAACLISSFGVFVPFVHLVPYAVDGGVPPASAVLLLGVIGAGSTAGRFFLGGLADRIGRQPFLVAMFVGMALALAIWGLSAGFWALAVFALLFGVFYGGWVAVMPAVVMDHFGGRNISGIIGVLYTSVAFGTLVGPSVAGFAFDASHSYALPILASVGANLAAAAIAASVSKAGLPPGGERASPRAG, from the coding sequence GTGACCCGCGTGAACACCCCGTCCCCTCCCCGCATCTTCCATGGCTGGTTCGTCGTCGCCGCGGCCTTCGCCGTCACCTTTCTCGGCTTCGGCAGCGCCTACACCTTCAGCGCCTTCGTCGAACCGCTGCAGCGGGATTTCGGCGCCTCCCGCGGCTCGGTTTCGCTGGTGTTCTCCCTGGCGGGATTTGTCTATTTCGGCTTCGGCGTCCTCAGCGGGCCGCTGGCGGACCGGTGGGGCTCGCGCAGGCTGGCCGTGCTCGGCATGGCGCTGCTCGGAGCCGGCCTCGCCCTTGCGAGCATGGCGGGCAGCATCGTCGGGGTCTATGCGGCCTACGGCCTCGGGGTCGGGCTGGGTATCGGCTGCGCCTATGTGCCGGCCATCGGCGCGGTGCAGCACTGGTTCGTCAGGCGCCGCGGCTTTGCCTCCGGCCTCGCCGTCAGCGGCATCGGCGTGGGCACGCTCGTGATGCCGCCCCTCGCCGCCCATCTCATCGGCATGCTCGGATGGCGCGGCGCCTATCTCGTCCTCGGCGCCCTCGCCGCGACGGCTGGCATCGGCATGGCCCTCCTCCTCGACGGCGACCCGGCCGCCCGCGGCCTCGGGCCGGATGGCGATCCGCCGCGGCGGCATGCGCAGGGAAGCCGTCCGGGCGGCATGCCGCTGCGCGAGGCGGTGACGTCGCGCCCGTTCGTCACCCTCTATGCCGCCTGCCTGATCAGTTCGTTCGGCGTGTTCGTGCCGTTCGTCCATCTCGTGCCCTATGCGGTGGATGGCGGCGTGCCGCCGGCCTCGGCCGTGCTTCTCCTCGGCGTGATCGGCGCCGGCAGCACGGCGGGACGCTTCTTTCTCGGCGGGCTCGCCGACCGGATCGGGCGGCAGCCCTTCCTCGTGGCGATGTTCGTCGGCATGGCGCTGGCGCTCGCCATCTGGGGCCTGTCAGCCGGCTTCTGGGCCCTCGCCGTCTTCGCCCTGTTGTTCGGCGTCTTCTATGGCGGCTGGGTCGCCGTCATGCCGGCCGTCGTCATGGATCATTTCGGCGGACGCAACATCAGCGGCATCATCGGCGTCCTCTACACCAGCGTCGCTTTCGGCACGCTGGTCGGCCCCAGCGTCGCCGGCTTCGCCTTCGACGCGAGCCACAGCTATGCCCTGCCGATCCTCGCCAGCGTCGGCGCCAACCTCGCCGCCGCCGCCATTGCGGCGTCGGTGTCGAAGGCCGGCCTGCCGCCGGGCGGAGAACGGGCCTCGCCGCGGGCAGGATAG
- a CDS encoding transporter substrate-binding domain-containing protein: protein MTMQDNSRRAFIAGAALVAAGLWAGAPAKADGLDDITKAGVLNVGVFSDFPPFSSVASDMSLQGYDVDVAQILADTLNVKLKLVSVTGQNRIPYLTDHRVDLLMSVGYSAERAKVIDYTAAYAPYYIAVIGPQAVKVSGKEDLAGKSIAVNRGTLEDTSLTAAAPASADVRRFDNYNAVIQAFLSGQAQLMVVGNDVGAQVLAKQVDLKPEQKFQLLTSPDHIGLNKNEDRLKQAVDGAIAKMLAGGTLNQISTQWLGKPLDPKDLKD, encoded by the coding sequence ATGACGATGCAAGACAACAGCCGGCGGGCCTTCATTGCCGGGGCCGCGCTGGTCGCGGCAGGCCTGTGGGCCGGCGCGCCCGCCAAGGCGGACGGCCTCGACGACATCACCAAGGCCGGGGTGCTCAATGTCGGCGTATTTTCCGACTTTCCGCCTTTCTCGTCGGTCGCATCCGACATGAGCCTGCAAGGCTATGACGTCGACGTCGCCCAGATCCTGGCCGACACGCTGAACGTCAAGCTCAAGCTCGTCAGCGTCACCGGCCAGAACCGCATCCCCTATCTGACCGACCATCGCGTCGATCTTCTCATGAGCGTCGGCTACAGCGCGGAGCGGGCGAAGGTCATCGACTACACCGCCGCCTATGCGCCCTATTACATCGCGGTGATCGGTCCGCAGGCGGTCAAGGTCTCGGGCAAGGAAGACCTCGCCGGCAAGAGCATCGCCGTCAACCGCGGCACGCTCGAGGACACCTCGCTCACGGCGGCAGCGCCGGCTTCCGCCGATGTCAGGCGGTTCGACAATTACAACGCCGTGATCCAGGCCTTCCTCTCCGGCCAGGCGCAATTGATGGTGGTGGGCAACGATGTCGGCGCCCAGGTCCTGGCCAAGCAGGTCGATCTCAAGCCGGAACAGAAATTCCAGCTGCTGACCTCGCCCGATCACATCGGTCTCAACAAGAACGAGGATCGGCTCAAGCAGGCCGTCGACGGCGCCATCGCCAAGATGCTGGCCGGCGGCACGCTGAACCAGATCTCGACCCAATGGCTCGGCAAGCCCCTCGATCCCAAGGACCTCAAGGATTGA